The genomic stretch CGGTGGACAACATCCTGCCGTCGAAGCTGGCCCACGAGGCGGCCGCGCCGCTGGGCATCCCGGTCTTTCCGGTGCTGCCCTACGGCATCACGCCGTATTTCCGGGCCTATCCGGGCAGCGTCACGCTGCGGGTGCAGACGTACCTGAGCGTGGTGCGCGACCTGCTGGACGGCCTCCACGAACAGGGCTTCCGGCGCATCCTGATTGTGAACGGTCACGGCGGCAACTCGCCCGCGCTGGGCTTCAGCGCCGAGTGGATGGCCGACCACCCCGGCACACAGGTCAAGTTCCACAACTGGTGGAACGCGCCGCGCGTGTGGGCCCAGGTACAGGCCACCGACACCAACGCCAGCCACGCGTCATGGATGGAGAACTTCCCGTGGACGCGCCTGGAGGGGGTCACCATGCCCGACGCCGAGAAGGGCGCGGTGAACCTGGATCGCCTGCGGCTGCTCGCTCCCCAGGCGCTGCGCCATTATCTGGGCGAGGGCAACTACGGCGGGAAATTCCAGCGCCCCGACGAGGACATGCACGCGATCTGGGACGTGGCGGTGCAGGAGACACGGGAACTGCTGGACGGCGGGTGGATCGAGTGAGCGGCTCGTCGGAGGGTGCCCAACCCCGTGTCCTGATCTGGGGAGCCGGAGCGATCGGGGGCTCTATCGGCGCGGCGCTGATCCGGGCAGGGGTCGACGTGACCTTCGTGGACGT from Deinococcus sp. AB2017081 encodes the following:
- a CDS encoding creatininase family protein — encoded protein: MTPIEQMNWMQVEAYLQHDDRCVLPLGSTEQHAYLSLAVDNILPSKLAHEAAAPLGIPVFPVLPYGITPYFRAYPGSVTLRVQTYLSVVRDLLDGLHEQGFRRILIVNGHGGNSPALGFSAEWMADHPGTQVKFHNWWNAPRVWAQVQATDTNASHASWMENFPWTRLEGVTMPDAEKGAVNLDRLRLLAPQALRHYLGEGNYGGKFQRPDEDMHAIWDVAVQETRELLDGGWIE